GCTGaactgggacctgatgatatttcagtctcctgcttctccaccatcttgcttcctctccctccaggGCCTTTTTCTTAACACGGGGACACTTTTATAATCCTTCCTGATAATTGCATAAACTTGACAGCTGCATTACCTTTAGTTGCTTAAACTTCTGTCTTACTACTTTCTGTCCTTATTTGGAAAGAGTGGGTAAGGGACAGGTATCAGTAATATGTAGGTGTCATTGAGAAGTATGTATTATGTTCCAAGGACTTGGCTAAGTGCTTTTCCATGGATTAGCCCATTTGATGCTGGTATTATGTGATGTGATAGACACCACTCTTACCTTTATTTTAGAGGTTGCGATACAGCGGGACTGTTGTAATGACTGGTGTATTTGAGAGATCAATGTTTTAAAGTCTGGTTTGGGCAGTCTCTGGGTCTGTTCTGAGCTGTGTGCCCCTCTGCAGGACCTTGCTCCCGCTTCCTGGAATGTGGGTAGGAGGAAGGGGGTTCTGAAATCTCCAGTGGGAATTAGAGACGGTCAAAGCCCATCGTTACTGACAATTCATGTGGCAGCTCTGTCAGACCTGGGTAGGCTTACCCTGCAGTAAAGCACACGATTGGGCTGTCCGTTGCTAGACTTGCTTGTGGCGTTGGCAGTTGTGGCCAGTATCACTTCTGTAAGCTGTAGTAGGAGCAGGTATGAATAGAGATAGCGGTGGAATTTCAGGCTGTTGAGTTTGGGTCTGGGACGTGTCTGGAGTTAGGAGAGAAGTCGGGGTGGCTGGTTTGAACATGCTGACGTGTAGGTGGGAATTAAAGCCAGGCGGTCCGGTGGGATCACAGCAGGGTGTAGACAGCAGAGTAAGGGACCAAAAACAGAGCCCCGGGCCCTCTAACTTGAGGATGGCTTGGAGAACAGGGGAGCCAGCAAAGGAGATagaaggagcagtgggagaggtgAGAGGAGAACCGACATTGGTAATGTTCTGGAAGCAAAAAGGAGCAAAGTTCATCCTGCATCAGTGGGAGTGCTCCTCAGTGCTGTTTTCCTCAGGGCGGCAGCTGTGTCTGCTGGTCTGTGTCCCCAGCAGCCAGGATTGTTCCTAGCTCATAGTGCAAgacactattttctttttttatgtatgcTAAATGAACTCATCCTGGCCTATTTTTgctatgtttattttctttccacaATAAGGAAGGTATACAGTGTTCATAGATAACTTGACCAGTGAGCTTGGTAAGCTCTTGTCctcgtctgccttcacctcatcCAGTTCCGATCCGGTGCCATTGCAGGGGCCAGTGTCATTCAGGGACGTGGCCGTGAACTTCACCCAGGAGGAGTGGCAGCAGCTGGAGCCCGAGCAGAAGACCACGTACCGggatgtgatgctggagaactaCAGCCATCTCGTTTCCGTGGGTGAGGAGAGCCCGCTTTCTCGATTGCTAAGATACATGGGATTTCCCTCAAATGTTACCGACTCTAACTTGGAGTTTGATGGGACAAACGTGAGTGGTCTGTTTTGGGCAGCAGGCAGGGCATTTTGGTCTTCACCTCCCCAGTGAAAGGTCCTCATTGTGGTGCTGGTCGTGAGGCAGCACTGTCTTTGGACGACAGAGACCCAGCAGCCCAGCAGTCAGGCTCAAGTTCTCTTTCGTTTCTGTTAACAGGCTGTCACATTATCAAACCGGAAGTTATCATCAAGTTGGAGCAAGGAGAAGAGCCATGGATAGTAGAAGGAGAATTCCTACCACAGAGTTACCCAGGTGTGTTAGTGCAGGCAGTGCGGAGCCTGGTAACTTGGAAGTGTTTTTCCCGGGAATTGTTAACGGTCCCGAACGGGTAGATGTGACTACAGACAGTCACCTGTGTGCTCTAGCTCCCCGAGTCCCTCTCCCAGCgccttcttccttcccccacGAGAACCTGTGTTTGCAGAACGTTGCCATGCTTGCCTCTTCCCAGAGCCCCTGCCCAGTCACTTCCTTCTTCCCCCAGCCTTGGCGTCTTGCTCGCTCCCAGGGCGTTTCCATCCCTGGGTTCTTTCGTTCTTAGGCCTTCATAAGCCTGTTGTCGAGAAGGGACTGATGTGACTCTTCGGTTCTTGccaccttttttcttcctcttttctgtgaAATGGCTCAGACTGGTTTCTGACCCCGGTTTCACGTCCCCCTTCTCTGAGGTCAGATTCCAAACCCTCACCTGTGCCTGAGCCGGTGTGTTTGGTTCACCTGTGGCCGGTGCTGCTCGTCCTTCCCGCAGTCTGGCGCTTCTTACGTCTGGCGACAGCGGTGTCTGGTCTCCTGCCTGCCCCGGACACCCGTGTCCATCTTGTCTCTCACTCCCTGTTCTGTCCCAGTGCTTGACCAGCATCCTGTCCCGTCAGGCGCTCAGTGCGTGTGGTGCACGGGAGTGAGTTCCGTTCCCTCCACCTTCCAGAAGATGCCCCCGACGGGTCTGCTTCCACCTGTGGTGTGTTCTGGCTCCTGAGTTCTTCCCaggtctcctcctgcctctgtcctTAGGGCTGTTGTTGGCCTGTTTGTTTCTGCTTTACCGTCCCTGTCCTCCTGTCCAGCCTCTCCTGTGGTGGCCGTCCCGCACCCCCTTGCACCTACACGACGAGTTCCTCGATGTTTCCAGTCGATCTTATCACTGGTCGCCCAGGAGGAGCCTTTGGTGAGCCCCTGCTGCTTCCCAAAGGGGTGCGAATTCCTCCTCTTCCCTGTGCTGCTTGGGAAATGAATGTTCTATGCTTCCCCACAGCCCTTGATACACTCCACGGGGTCCTCGCACCTAAGTGTCTTCTGTTAGTGTGGTTATTGTCCCTGTCGCTTCACTTCAGAGGGGCCTGCTCTGTCCGATGACACGTTCTTCCCGTCCGGGCTCAGTTTTCCCAACCCCTCCTTGAAGTTTTTCCTTCTGGCTCTTACCATTATCTCCGTCTGCTCCTTCTCTCAGAGGGACTCTGCCTCGTGGCCACACCTTGAAAAAAGTTAGGTTTGATCAAGTAATCTGTTATTTGGTAggatatatattttgtttgtgcttttttctttcttttaagattttatttatttatttgtgtgagagagcacatgagcagtggggaggggcagagggaggagaagcaggctccccgctgagcagagagcccaatgtggggctcagtcccaggaccctgagatggtgacctgagccgaaggcggagaggcttaacccactgagccacccaggcgcccttgagcttcttttcttccccaaatcagTGTGTAGTGTGTTCTCTCTTGCCTTGGTATGTACCATGTAGTGTGCACCCGAGTATCTGAGGAGCCAGGTCGGTGACAGAACTTTCTTGTCCATCTGTTGAGAAATAATCCGTAAGCGGTTCTGACTACGCATGGCCTGGGTCACATCCCCATTTATACTGCGGGTGCCTGAAGCATACCCACAGGATTCAGATGAAGAGCAAACCTCGGATTTTGTTCAGGGGCTCAAAGGAAACAGGGAATAGAGTCGTACTTTCCAAGAGACAGGATTTGGTTAAGAAAGGAGTATTGCATGGTGTAATTTAGAACTCCATGTTCACGTGGACCGCTGATGGTCCAGTGCATGGCTGAACCAGTGTGCTAAAGTCATtgttggtggtgggggtggtaaTTATTTTCAGCTTTCAGGGGAGATGGAGCTGATTGAAGTGAGAAAGGATTTAAGCAgcttttgggtttggttttgttctgaGAACACAGAGACTCCCTGAGAGGTTTTGAGTAGGTCGGGGTTGGAGGTCAGGTGAACTATATGAAGCAGTAAGAGCGGAGACTTGGGTTTGAACGTTTGCTGGGCGTTGCTGGCACCCCAGCGATCTCAGAAGCAGCCCCTGGCGCCCGACATGGGACTCCGTGTCTCCCAGCTTGCTGCAAAGCAGAGTAGCGCCGAGTGCTGGTCTCTTCCTCCACACCCAGCCCCCCTCGTGTGTATCAGGTGACACACTTTGCCCAACAAAGAGCTTGGTTTTCCTGGAGCAGAAAGTATTTGTAGATCAGTATAATCCCAGTTTGGAATCATACCGTGAATCTAGGTGAGCAGTATTTTTGGTCAGATGTTTCCCGCATTTTATCTGTCCTGTCTTGGCAGCGGACTCAGGGGAGCTGTAGTTTTGGGAGGACAAGGTCAGCATAGGTTCATTTGATGTGGATGACAGCAACCACAGTCATCTGGTTCATCTAAAAACTTGTAAGATAAGTAAAAATAATGAGCAGCTTGGGAAATCTGATTTTTAAGGTTTATAAATGAAAGTGAAACCAGATGAAACTCAGGAGTGGTGAAGTATGTTCTCAGAATGCAGTGACCGCGCTATGTCAGAGGCAAGACTCCTTTAAGGAAATCGCCAGGAGACTGAAAATGGGAAAACTAGTTGCTGTGTTACATGTGTCTTGTGCCAGATGCTGGTCTGAGCACTTCATGAGTTTATGTCACCTATAAAGACCCTAGAATGTAGGTACCGTTGTCTACGCGTCACCTGGGGGTCATCGTGAGCTAAGGGCGACGTAAGGACTCCCCCAGGTCACCCAGCCAGAGCGCCTGCTGTATTGTCCAAATGGAAACAGAGTTCCGTGGTTCGACTGAGTTCAGGTTAAATCCTAACATCACATAGGGTTTATGAAATCCTACACTTCAGAAGGGCTGGCACGCTCTGGTCTGTTTTATCCTTCATGTTGGACATGAGCTCCTGGGGCTCTCCTAACACATGACACAGAACCACCGGGAATGGGAACCCTGGCCTCACAGGTGCTCCTCCAAACAGAAGAAGGTTTGGGTGCAAGTGGATTTGACCCTGCTGTGCAGAATCTGGGCAGAATGGTTTGGAAGGATCTGGGCTGGTTAGAGTGCTGCCACAAGAATCTCAGTGAAAGGAGATGGTGCCCGAGACCGACCGTCTCTCCCGCTTGCTGTGCAGTGGCGTGGTGCAAAGTGCCggtcccctcccccacgcctGATGCCTCTGGGGGGCCTGTCCACCCTTCCTCACCTGGCTCTGCTCCTTGGGGCCCTTCATTCACCCCATCTGGTGTGAATCCGTCCATGTCTGCCTATCAGCTGCCCATCTGTTCATCCAGTGTCCCTTGTCTTCCCATCATTGCTCTGTGTTTTTACATCTTACCATCTATGCCCAGTTGGAACAAAATCTTATAAAGTAGCAAAGATCAAAGGTGCTTgtgtttttcccctttcctcacctcagaggtgtgtcagtgtgtgtgtgtgcgtgcgcgtgcatGCTTGTATGTGTTTATTTCAAACCATAACTGTACAGGAAAGAAGCACACTGGGAATTATTTTCATCTATCCATGCAGCTAGCATCTATGCTAAAATGAAACGCTTGTATGTAAGCCGTCTTCCGTAACTTACATGGGAAGAGATACAAAACtttgtttattttgccttttttttaggAGAAGTCTGGAAAGCTGACGTTCTGGGAGAGAGAGTccaggaaaatgaaagcaaatattCAAGACAAGCCGTATCCAACAACAAAACCCTGATTGAAGAGAGAGGTAATGTTCTTGGTAAGACTTCTAATGCGGAAACGAATCCCATTCCTTCAAGAAAAATGTCCTATAAATGTGACTCATGTGAAAAGAGTTTGAAATCTATTTCAGAATATATTAGTAGTGATGGCAGCTATGCAAGAATGAAGCCTGATGAATGTAGTGCATGTGGGAAACCACTTCCCCAGATTAAACTTGAGAAAACTCATCCGGGAGATGAGTCTTACGAATTTAATCAAAATGGGGACGCTTATAGTCTAAATGAAGAAAGTATTTATCACAACATTAATATTTTGGAGAAACCCTTTGAATATATTGAATGCCAGAAAGCCTTTCAGAAGGATACAGTTTTTGTTAATCACATGGAGGAGAAGCCCTATAAGTGGAATGAATCTGAAATAGCCTTTCTGCAAATGTCCAACCTCCGCGTACACGAGAGGTCTCACATGGAGCTGAAGCCCTATGAATGCAACGCGTGCGGGAAATCCTTCTGTAAGAAGTCAAAGTTCATCATCCATCAGAGgactcacacaggagagaaaccttatgaatgtaaTCAGTGTGGGAAATCCTTCTGCCAGAAGGGAACCCTCACTGTCCATCAGCGCACACACACCGGGGAGAAGCCCTACGAATGTAACGAATGTGGGAAAACCTTCTACCAGAAGTTACACCTCATTCAGCATCAGAGAACTCACTCAGGAGAGAAGCCCTATGAATGTAGTTACTGTGGGAAATCCTTCTGCCAGAAGACACACCTCACACAACACCAGAGAACGCATTCAGGAGAGAGACCCTACGTTTGTCACGACTGTGGAAAAACCTTCTCCCAGAAGTCCGCACTTAACGACCATCAGAAAATCCACACGGGTGTGAAACTCTACAAGTGTAACGAGTGTGGGAAGTGCTTCTGCCGCAAGTCTACACTCACCACACATCAGAGGACccacactggagagaagccctACGAATGTAACGAGTGCGGGAAATTCTTCTCGCGGTTGTCCTATCTCACTGTACACTACAGGACGCATTCGGGAGAGAAGCCCTATGAGTGTAACGAGTGTGGGAAAACCTTCTACCTGAACTCGGCTCTCATGAGACATCAGCGAGTGCACACCGGAGAGAAACCGTACGAATGTACCGAGTGTGGAAAACTCTTCTCTCAGCTGTCGTACCTCACTATACACCACAGAACCCATTCAGGAGTGAAACCCTACGAATGTAACGAGTGCGGAAAGACCTTTTACCAGAACTCAGCCCTTTGCCGACATCGGAGGATACATAAAGGAGAGAAGCCCTACGAATGTTACATATGTGGAAAGTTCTTCTCTCAGATGTCATACCTCACCATACACCATCGAATTCATTCAGGAGAGAAGCCCTATGAATGTAACGAGTGTGGGAAAACCTTCTGCCAGAATTCAGCCCTTAATAGACATCAGAGGACACATACAGGAGAGAAAGCCTACGAATGTTACGAGTGTGGGAAGTTCTTCTCTCAGATGTCCTATCTCACCATCCACCACCGGATCCATTCGGGAGAGAAGCCCTTTGAATGTAAcgaatgtggaaaagccttctCTCGGATGTCCTACCTCACTGTTCACTACAGGACTCACTCCGGAGAGAAGCCCTACGAATGTAACGAGTGTGGGAAGAAATTCTACCACAAATCAGCCTTCAATAGCCATCAGAGGATTCACAGGAGAGGGAATGTGAGTGTTCTGGATGTGGGGAGGCTTCTCTGAAGTCAGAGAACCTTTCCGTGTGGTAAGTGGGAGATGCCTGCTGACGTGCGTCAGCGCTCACACGGGTGTTGTGCTCAAGGCTTTGTGTTAGTCAGACTCGAGGCCTAAAAGTTCACAGGGTAGGAACCACAACTGTAACAAGACCACAGCACTTGTTGGATTCCAGACTCTACAGGGATCAACGTTCGTAAGCATTCAGAACGAGTATGCATTTCACCGTGGACTCAGACTGTTTTACACATCAGGGAATTCATACCAAGGGAAAAAATCTCTCCGTTTTAAAGAAGGCGGGAAACCTACTCCTTTGGAAATTATCCGTATTAAATGTTACGTTTCTGACGTAGTATCAAgcttcttgaaaacaaaaatacagacgATAAAGATACTTGTGTAAATAGAAGCTGTGAAAGCGGCGACAGCGATCCGGACCACAGCGTATCAACCTCACACTCACACGGGAGCGGCTCCTGGGCATGTAGGGCTTAGGTTTCTGAGGGGTTTTCAGTCTCTGTGCTTGCTTTTTAGGGTGCTGCATTACAGGAAGTGTATGTTCAGTTTGAATCCTGTTTGGAAAGCCACTGTATCCTTATTAGAATAATTCGGAAGATGCAGTAAGATTATCCATTTTAAGCTCCACCGTGTTCGTATCCCAATACCCTGAAACGGTCACCATGCTGACATCTGATAGTCTCAAGTACACTGCTTCTCGTACACTTGCCtggcatttttaaatgtttttgatcGCTGTTAACGAACAGAGTCTTCTGTAAAGAAGCCAGTGTTTTTTATAATGTGTTCAGCTGTATCTGAGTCAGCAAGAGTTAGAAATTCACACATACAATAGAGAAGTGCATAGATAACTTTAAGTTGTTAATGCCAGACATTTCCAGTAGTATGAAGCACCTGTAGTATTCATTGTACTCtataattatatttactttaaatatttaagtacttaAGGTATTTCCATTTGTATCAGTTTTTTCCATCTGTTTTATTTGGATGCTGACATAAGTGTGGAGAACATACATACTATGTAACTTaggaattttctgtatttttatttgataggatagtatttttaaatatcgTGCTCTATTCCTTCTGAACGACCTCTTCCTATGGGTTTGTGGCAGACGATGCTGAGTGACCCTGGTCACTCCTTACTGTTCGCTAGCAGAATTTGGGGCTCCATTTCTCCTCGTGGAATGGGGGGGAGTTCCTGACTAGTTTCAACTAATAATGATAATCCCTTTCTCACTGCCAGCAATTGGTTTAGAATGGTCGAAGAACCCAGCTCTGTGCAGATAAACAGGAGATATCTGACAGGTTATTTCTGGAAAAGGTTCCCTTGAAGATTCCAGGAAAGAACCGTGCAGGGTGAAGCATCTGTTGTGGACCGTTGCCTTTGCTGCGTGTGATGCCCGGCTGTGCCCTTCAGCACAGAATTAGAGTCTAAGTGTGGCAGAGCAGAAGGACGGGGAGATTTGGGGACCCGGTCATGGCAGAACCCTGACCTGCCCAGCCGCGCGGCTCCTCGGCCCCTGGACTGCTGCTTCGGTTGTAGACGAAATTTACTTTGGAGCCAGTTGGTTTAGGCTGCTGTGTTACGGACAGCTGAAGACACAGAGCTGTACCTTTGTAGGAATTATGCAGTTGAGAAGGACTTGAGGTAAATCGCCAGTTTAGAAGTACGGATAGAGATTGGTcttattttctgtaaattttgATGTAAATAGTTTGAGCACTACAAACCAACTTAAAACAATTAAATGTGTATGTTTCCTCAAATGGTTACATCATTGACAGAAGAACCCTTAGAGCCCAATAATGATGTCAGATACGCCTTCCTTTTTACAATGCATGACATTAAATCTTGTTTAGGTTGATTTATGTTATTCACGGATCATCGCTCCACTGCTGGTTCACAGTATATGGTGTGGCGGTAAGGACCTTTGCTTTCCAGTGGTCAGCCTGATAGCCTGTATGTGAATGCCAGCCCTGCACATGGAGGTGAAATGCCATATTTTTCATGTGTTGGGATCATTTGTGACACCGGTTTTTGTTGCTCAGCACATATTCTTTAGCACACTGTGCGTTTGCTACATAACTGGGATGGAAAAGCTGGTAGATCGTGTATATTGGTGTAGGAAAATATATTCATGGTATATTTGTTGAAATATCTACAAAGATTTCCCAGTTTGTCCTCATAGCTTAAATACACAGTAtgcattttaagtaaaatatttaaaaagtggacGTGGTGTAACACATTCTTCCTCACGGAGCCATGCACGCAAGGGCCTGGTGCACAGAGCTGGTCCCGAGCTGCATCCCTGATGACGTAGTAACGAGGTTTATTCATCACGGCGAATGTGTCAGTGTTTTCGTGTCACATCTCTGTGCGGGCTcagt
The sequence above is a segment of the Mustela lutreola isolate mMusLut2 chromosome 17, mMusLut2.pri, whole genome shotgun sequence genome. Coding sequences within it:
- the ZNF12 gene encoding LOW QUALITY PROTEIN: zinc finger protein 12 (The sequence of the model RefSeq protein was modified relative to this genomic sequence to represent the inferred CDS: inserted 1 base in 1 codon) codes for the protein MSKSLGPVSFRDVAVNFTQEEWQQLEPEQKTTYRDVMLENYSHLVSVGCHIIKPEVIIKLEQGEEPWIVEGEFLPQSYPGEVWKADVLGERVQENESKYSRQAVSNNKTLIEERGNVLGKTSNAETNPIPSRKMSYKCDSCEKSLKSISEYISSDGSYARMKPDECSACGKPLPQIKLEKTHPGDESYEFNQNGDAYSLNEESIYHNINILEKPFEYIECQKAFQKDTVFVNHMEEKPYKWNESEIAFLQMSNLRVHERSHMELKPYECNACGKSFCKKSKFIIHQRTHTGEKPYECNQCGKSFCQKGTLTVHQRTHTGEKPYECNECGKTFYQKLHLIQHQRTHSGEKPYECSYCGKSFCQKTHLTQHQRTHSGERPYVCHDCGKTFSQKSALNDHQKIHTGVKLYKCNECGKCFCRKSTLTTHQRTHTGEKPYECNECGKFFSRLSYLTVHYRTHSGEKPYECNECGKTFYLNSALMRHQRVHTGEKPYECTECGKLFSQLSYLTIHHRTHSGVKPYECNECGKTFYQNSALCRHRRIHKGEKPYECYICGKFFSQMSYLTIHHRIHSGEKPYECNECGKTFCQNSALNRHQRTHTGEKAYECYECGKFFSQMSYLTIHHRIHSGEKPFECNECGKAFSRMSYLTVHYRTHSGEKPYECNECGKKFYHKSAFNSHQRIHXERECECSGCGEASLKSENLSVW